The Algoriphagus sp. TR-M9 genome has a window encoding:
- a CDS encoding TPR end-of-group domain-containing protein: MMPETEFLQDAEVTPAKLKFDRDTVSFTVKGTIPIQSALSPKNPRVNLIFKSSEKTLELGELDLTKKVAEYTYDKSFILAYEPWMEGAFLEIHFYMGKKSIDEPNEKKVLARGVITTPLMAKVGKVYPDEPIPQIGLFISTGALDADLTRTREFLVKFAPGSSTVSQNAATKATLDEIKVFLTENSSISSFTITGLQSPESSEGRNSKLGMDRAEAVRQLLEESSISIRDSVLKVASRWHDWFDFRLLLRSYEKLSTQRKDQYYKVLLNEADYESQAADLKKIPGFNQVARDLFPNLRAVRIEVAAKPQPGLDPVQAGLLQKALDDQSGANSLDLADWLIAGETSPRLEDKEKIYSKMTELFRSVIPYNNLAVVKMRQAQRTLAQQSKDSLWSQANMLLYQASKIDTNPYVMHNQGQILVLQGKSWEAYKKLSDASVLTRDPEFLKYNESLRGALDIMRGDFKLATLRFEYDYAEPKYFFNKGLAYFLAEDYANASLSFEESVMSGRNFGYGFYGLAMIAAESGQKEVALIQLEKAIHLSELLYQKALVDPIFEEIRNSEEFFQIFRSSVAESEK, translated from the coding sequence ATGATGCCCGAAACCGAATTTTTGCAAGATGCTGAGGTGACTCCGGCCAAGCTGAAGTTTGATCGGGATACCGTAAGCTTTACAGTCAAGGGCACCATACCTATCCAATCTGCCCTGAGTCCCAAAAACCCTAGAGTAAATTTAATCTTTAAATCTTCTGAAAAAACACTGGAACTAGGCGAGCTGGATTTGACTAAGAAGGTGGCCGAGTATACCTATGATAAATCATTCATCCTAGCTTATGAACCATGGATGGAAGGGGCTTTTCTGGAGATTCATTTTTATATGGGGAAAAAATCCATCGATGAACCCAATGAAAAGAAGGTTCTGGCCAGAGGTGTGATCACCACACCGCTCATGGCAAAAGTGGGCAAAGTCTATCCCGATGAACCCATCCCTCAAATCGGCCTTTTTATTTCCACAGGAGCACTGGATGCTGATCTCACCCGCACCCGTGAGTTTTTGGTGAAGTTTGCTCCGGGTTCTTCTACTGTAAGTCAAAATGCGGCCACCAAGGCTACTTTGGATGAAATTAAGGTATTTCTCACCGAAAACTCCTCCATTTCCTCATTTACCATCACAGGTCTGCAATCACCTGAAAGCAGCGAAGGGAGAAATAGTAAACTGGGAATGGATAGGGCAGAGGCAGTTCGCCAATTGCTCGAAGAATCTTCCATTTCCATCAGGGATTCAGTGCTGAAGGTTGCCTCCCGTTGGCACGATTGGTTTGATTTCAGACTCTTGCTGCGAAGCTATGAGAAGCTTTCTACCCAGCGAAAGGATCAATATTACAAGGTGCTGCTGAATGAGGCTGATTATGAAAGTCAGGCAGCGGACTTGAAAAAGATTCCTGGCTTCAATCAAGTAGCCAGAGACTTGTTTCCAAATCTACGTGCAGTCAGGATAGAGGTGGCCGCGAAGCCCCAGCCCGGATTGGATCCAGTACAGGCCGGATTGCTACAAAAGGCCCTGGATGACCAAAGTGGAGCCAATTCTTTGGACCTGGCAGACTGGTTGATCGCAGGAGAGACCAGTCCTAGATTAGAAGATAAGGAAAAGATCTATAGTAAGATGACCGAGCTTTTCCGCTCAGTAATCCCTTATAATAACCTAGCAGTGGTGAAAATGCGGCAGGCACAGCGGACCTTAGCTCAGCAGAGCAAGGACAGTCTATGGAGTCAGGCGAATATGCTGCTTTACCAGGCTTCAAAGATTGATACAAACCCATACGTCATGCATAATCAAGGGCAGATTCTGGTGCTGCAGGGTAAAAGCTGGGAAGCCTATAAAAAGCTTTCAGATGCATCAGTACTGACCAGGGATCCCGAGTTTTTAAAATACAATGAAAGTTTGCGGGGTGCTTTGGATATTATGCGGGGAGATTTCAAACTGGCTACCCTACGCTTCGAATATGATTACGCTGAACCCAAATATTTTTTCAATAAGGGATTAGCCTATTTTTTAGCGGAAGATTATGCAAATGCCAGCTTGTCCTTTGAGGAGTCGGTCATGTCGGGCAGAAACTTTGGTTATGGGTTTTATGGGCTGGCTATGATAGCTGCGGAAAGTGGCCAAAAAGAAGTGGCTCTAATCCAATTGGAAAAGGCGATTCATCTCAGTGAGCTACTTTATCAAAAAGCTTTGGTGGATCCGATTTTCGAAGAAATCAGGAATTCTGAAGAGTTTTTTCAAATTTTTAGGTCATCCGTTGCGGAAAGTGAAAAATAA
- a CDS encoding SusC/RagA family TonB-linked outer membrane protein — MYMKNVYKNLSALLVLLVLTGAAAFAQKTVTGTVLDEFDVGLPGASILIKGTTTGTTTDIDGKFSLEVPSNDAVLVFSFIGYAKVEEVVGNRSVIDLKLQPDETSLTELVVTGYTIDSRRETTGAIATVDAKDLAVIPTGNVEQALQGRVSGVTVITNGQPGTSSIIRVRGFGAFGGNQPLYVVDGVPVGSTDFLNPDDIESTTVLKDAAAASIYGARAASGVIIYTTKRGKRGNQKLRVDYNGMFGMTTPGEGIDMMNPQDQATYTWLAETNAAAAEGRDVNYSHPQFGTGATPVLPYYIRVGSEAGVAGPFSADRLAEEAAKYNVDYGKGPIYQLVRAATGEGTDWYDAITRTAPLNRHSIGVNGGSEFSRFFVGFGFQDQAGILKNNDLRRMTLRANSEFDITNRIRIGENFQATYRRVLGQSGGNGGQGVARDENSILGAFRMSTIIPIYDEFGGYAGTAAQGFNNPRNPVAERDALVDNRNFNANIFGNVYAEIDLIKDLTFRTSIGGQYNNYYYYNYSRRQYENLENNSAFGYSEGSGYNFAWTFTNTLTYKKTFDKHAFDFLGGIEALNTGSGRNIDASGQNPFSQDPDFITISNLPVSSRIVNSGLYRGVNFYSLFGRLNYTYNDKYLFSAVVRRDGSSRFGENARYGVFPAFSAAWRISSEGFLSGSTWIDDLKIRGGWGQMGNSNNVDPNNQYSLFGGDIGASSYDINGSNSSAIIGFRRTRIGNPNAQWETAVTQNIGFDGTFFNGRMDVIFDLWKKDTKDLLFQVPIPSTAGYNAAAPAVNIGEMLNQGADLLVAFRGNLTSDFTYEVSVNGSLLKNEIVSLAPGLTVITSANPSFRGIEPIRNMVGESLSSFFGYEVEGLFSSAEDVANHAIQDGAAPGRFKFRDVDGDGEITPDDRKILGAPIPDFTGGMNFTLGYKGFDLSAYLYTSIGNEIWNQSKWFTDFYSTFEGAATSERLKNAWTPQNLNATTPIVEKAANFSTSNVGNSFYVEDGSYLRLQNVTLGYTLPPSLLEKWKLERLRVFASANNLFTITGYEGLDPAVGGDADLTFGIDVGNYPVTRGYTFGLNVSF, encoded by the coding sequence ATGTATATGAAAAATGTTTACAAAAATCTAAGTGCATTATTAGTGCTCTTAGTCCTTACTGGAGCGGCTGCCTTCGCGCAAAAGACCGTTACCGGTACAGTATTGGACGAATTTGACGTCGGTCTCCCTGGCGCTTCCATCCTCATCAAAGGAACTACCACCGGTACGACCACCGATATTGATGGCAAATTCTCCCTAGAAGTTCCAAGCAACGACGCAGTTTTAGTTTTCTCCTTTATAGGTTATGCTAAAGTAGAAGAAGTGGTAGGGAACAGAAGTGTGATTGACCTCAAACTGCAGCCAGATGAGACTTCTCTGACGGAGTTGGTAGTTACAGGGTATACCATTGACAGCAGAAGAGAAACTACCGGAGCTATTGCCACGGTGGATGCTAAAGATCTCGCTGTAATTCCTACTGGTAACGTGGAACAGGCCCTTCAGGGACGTGTTTCAGGGGTTACCGTAATTACCAACGGTCAGCCTGGTACCTCCTCAATCATTCGTGTTCGTGGATTTGGTGCCTTCGGGGGTAACCAGCCATTATACGTTGTGGACGGAGTACCTGTAGGGTCTACAGACTTTTTGAATCCAGATGATATTGAATCTACCACGGTATTGAAAGATGCTGCGGCAGCTTCCATTTATGGTGCTAGAGCGGCAAGTGGTGTGATTATCTATACTACCAAAAGAGGTAAGAGAGGTAATCAAAAATTGAGAGTAGATTACAACGGGATGTTTGGTATGACCACGCCAGGTGAAGGGATTGATATGATGAATCCTCAGGACCAAGCAACTTACACTTGGCTAGCAGAGACTAATGCTGCGGCTGCGGAAGGTAGAGATGTGAATTATAGCCATCCACAGTTTGGCACAGGTGCTACACCTGTATTGCCATACTATATCAGAGTGGGTAGCGAAGCTGGCGTAGCAGGTCCATTCTCTGCGGATAGATTGGCAGAAGAAGCGGCCAAATACAATGTGGATTATGGTAAGGGACCTATCTACCAACTGGTAAGAGCTGCTACTGGTGAAGGTACCGATTGGTATGATGCTATCACCCGTACAGCTCCCTTAAACAGGCACTCCATAGGAGTAAATGGAGGTTCTGAATTTAGTAGATTCTTTGTCGGTTTCGGTTTTCAGGATCAAGCAGGTATCTTGAAAAACAACGATTTGAGGAGAATGACTCTTCGTGCAAACTCAGAATTTGATATTACCAATAGAATCCGGATAGGAGAAAACTTCCAGGCTACTTACAGAAGAGTATTGGGTCAATCAGGTGGAAATGGCGGACAAGGCGTTGCGCGGGATGAAAACTCTATTTTGGGTGCTTTCCGTATGTCGACTATCATCCCAATTTATGATGAGTTTGGTGGATATGCAGGTACTGCGGCTCAAGGGTTTAACAACCCTAGAAACCCGGTAGCTGAAAGAGATGCATTGGTAGATAACAGAAACTTCAATGCAAATATTTTCGGAAACGTATATGCGGAAATCGATTTGATCAAGGACTTAACGTTCAGAACATCCATTGGTGGTCAGTATAATAACTACTACTACTATAACTATTCCAGACGTCAATACGAAAACTTAGAGAATAACTCCGCTTTTGGATATTCAGAAGGTTCTGGGTATAACTTCGCATGGACCTTTACGAATACCTTGACTTACAAAAAGACATTTGATAAGCATGCTTTTGACTTCTTGGGAGGTATAGAAGCCTTGAACACAGGTTCAGGTAGAAATATTGATGCATCCGGTCAAAATCCATTCTCTCAGGATCCGGACTTTATCACCATATCTAATTTGCCAGTATCTTCTAGAATTGTTAATTCTGGACTATATAGAGGTGTAAACTTCTACTCCTTATTCGGTAGATTAAATTATACTTACAACGATAAGTATCTTTTCAGTGCAGTAGTAAGGCGTGACGGTTCTTCTAGATTTGGTGAAAATGCCAGATATGGTGTGTTCCCGGCTTTCTCTGCGGCATGGAGGATTTCTTCTGAAGGATTCCTTTCCGGTTCTACTTGGATTGATGATCTGAAGATCCGTGGTGGTTGGGGACAAATGGGTAATTCCAATAATGTGGATCCAAATAACCAATATTCCTTGTTTGGAGGAGATATCGGAGCATCTTCTTATGATATTAATGGTTCCAACTCTTCGGCCATCATAGGTTTCCGAAGAACAAGAATCGGTAACCCAAATGCCCAATGGGAAACTGCTGTTACCCAGAATATAGGGTTTGACGGTACTTTCTTCAACGGCAGAATGGATGTGATCTTTGATCTTTGGAAAAAAGACACCAAAGACCTCTTGTTCCAAGTGCCAATTCCATCAACTGCAGGTTATAATGCCGCTGCTCCTGCTGTGAATATCGGTGAAATGCTCAACCAGGGTGCTGACCTTTTGGTAGCATTTAGAGGTAACCTTACTTCTGATTTCACCTATGAGGTTTCTGTGAATGGTTCTCTACTAAAGAATGAGATCGTTTCCCTAGCTCCAGGATTGACAGTAATTACCTCTGCCAACCCTTCTTTCAGAGGGATAGAGCCGATCCGAAACATGGTAGGTGAGTCTCTTTCTTCTTTCTTTGGATATGAAGTTGAAGGCTTGTTCAGTTCTGCAGAAGACGTAGCGAACCATGCTATTCAGGATGGCGCGGCTCCTGGTAGATTCAAGTTCAGAGATGTGGATGGAGATGGTGAAATTACTCCTGACGATAGAAAAATTCTAGGCGCACCAATTCCTGATTTCACAGGTGGTATGAATTTCACTTTAGGCTATAAAGGATTTGATCTTTCCGCTTACCTATATACTTCTATCGGAAATGAGATCTGGAACCAGTCCAAGTGGTTTACTGATTTCTATTCCACTTTCGAAGGTGCCGCGACTTCAGAGCGTTTGAAAAATGCCTGGACACCACAGAATCTTAATGCTACTACTCCAATTGTAGAAAAAGCAGCAAACTTCTCTACTTCAAACGTAGGTAACTCTTTCTATGTAGAAGACGGTTCATATTTAAGATTGCAGAACGTAACGCTAGGCTACACGCTACCTCCTTCCTTGTTGGAGAAGTGGAAGCTTGAGCGATTGAGAGTATTTGCTTCCGCAAATAACTTGTTCACTATTACTGGTTACGAAGGACTTGATCCAGCTGTAGGTGGTGATGCTGATTTGACTTTCGGTATCGATGTAGGTAACTATCCGGTTACCCGTGGTTATACTTTCGGTCTAAACGTAAGCTTCTAA